One Dromiciops gliroides isolate mDroGli1 chromosome 3, mDroGli1.pri, whole genome shotgun sequence DNA segment encodes these proteins:
- the SZRD1 gene encoding SUZ domain-containing protein 1 isoform X4, with translation MSADIWGEIDRRLEKKLKITQKESRKSTSPPKVPIVIQDESLPSGPPPQIRILKRPTSNGVVSSPNSTSRPALPVKSLAQREAEYAEARKRILGSASPEEEQEKPILDRPTRISQPEDTRQPNNVIRQPLGPDGSQGFKQRR, from the exons ATGTCTGCAGATATCTGGGGG gaAATAGACAGACGGTTGGAAAAAAAACTGAAGATCACCCAAAAGGAGAG CAGGAAATCTACATCTCCTCCCAAAGTGCCCATCGTTATTCAGGACGAAAGCCTTCCCTCAGGACCCCCTCCTCAAATACGGATCCTCAAAAGGCCTACGAGCAACGGGGTTGTCAGTAGCCCCAACTCTACCAGCAGGCCAGCGCTCCCCGTGAAGTCCTTGGCCCAGCGTGAGGCGGAATACGCCGAGGCCCGGAAGCGGATCCTGGGTAGTGCCAGCCCTGAGGAAGAACAAGAGAAACCCATCCTAGACAG ACCGACCAGGATTTCCCAGCCTGAAGACACCAGACAGCCCAATAATGTGATCAGGCAGCCCCTGGGTCCTGATGGTTCACAAGGCTTCAAGCAGCGCAGATAA
- the SZRD1 gene encoding SUZ domain-containing protein 1 isoform X6, with protein sequence MVGAASALALLAPHFLDQTPGSRKSTSPPKVPIVIQDESLPSGPPPQIRILKRPTSNGVVSSPNSTSRPALPVKSLAQREAEYAEARKRILGSASPEEEQEKPILDRPTRISQPEDTRQPNNVIRQPLGPDGSQGFKQRR encoded by the exons ATGGTCGGCGCTGCCTCTGCTCTAGCTCTCCTGGCTCCCCACTTCCTTGATCAgactcctggctccag GAAATCTACATCTCCTCCCAAAGTGCCCATCGTTATTCAGGACGAAAGCCTTCCCTCAGGACCCCCTCCTCAAATACGGATCCTCAAAAGGCCTACGAGCAACGGGGTTGTCAGTAGCCCCAACTCTACCAGCAGGCCAGCGCTCCCCGTGAAGTCCTTGGCCCAGCGTGAGGCGGAATACGCCGAGGCCCGGAAGCGGATCCTGGGTAGTGCCAGCCCTGAGGAAGAACAAGAGAAACCCATCCTAGACAG ACCGACCAGGATTTCCCAGCCTGAAGACACCAGACAGCCCAATAATGTGATCAGGCAGCCCCTGGGTCCTGATGGTTCACAAGGCTTCAAGCAGCGCAGATAA
- the SZRD1 gene encoding SUZ domain-containing protein 1 isoform X5: MVGAASALALLAPHFLDQTPGSSRKSTSPPKVPIVIQDESLPSGPPPQIRILKRPTSNGVVSSPNSTSRPALPVKSLAQREAEYAEARKRILGSASPEEEQEKPILDRPTRISQPEDTRQPNNVIRQPLGPDGSQGFKQRR; the protein is encoded by the exons ATGGTCGGCGCTGCCTCTGCTCTAGCTCTCCTGGCTCCCCACTTCCTTGATCAgactcctggctccag CAGGAAATCTACATCTCCTCCCAAAGTGCCCATCGTTATTCAGGACGAAAGCCTTCCCTCAGGACCCCCTCCTCAAATACGGATCCTCAAAAGGCCTACGAGCAACGGGGTTGTCAGTAGCCCCAACTCTACCAGCAGGCCAGCGCTCCCCGTGAAGTCCTTGGCCCAGCGTGAGGCGGAATACGCCGAGGCCCGGAAGCGGATCCTGGGTAGTGCCAGCCCTGAGGAAGAACAAGAGAAACCCATCCTAGACAG ACCGACCAGGATTTCCCAGCCTGAAGACACCAGACAGCCCAATAATGTGATCAGGCAGCCCCTGGGTCCTGATGGTTCACAAGGCTTCAAGCAGCGCAGATAA
- the SZRD1 gene encoding SUZ domain-containing protein 1 isoform X3, with the protein MMMSRERSQEIDRRLEKKLKITQKESRKSTSPPKVPIVIQDESLPSGPPPQIRILKRPTSNGVVSSPNSTSRPALPVKSLAQREAEYAEARKRILGSASPEEEQEKPILDRPTRISQPEDTRQPNNVIRQPLGPDGSQGFKQRR; encoded by the exons gaAATAGACAGACGGTTGGAAAAAAAACTGAAGATCACCCAAAAGGAGAG CAGGAAATCTACATCTCCTCCCAAAGTGCCCATCGTTATTCAGGACGAAAGCCTTCCCTCAGGACCCCCTCCTCAAATACGGATCCTCAAAAGGCCTACGAGCAACGGGGTTGTCAGTAGCCCCAACTCTACCAGCAGGCCAGCGCTCCCCGTGAAGTCCTTGGCCCAGCGTGAGGCGGAATACGCCGAGGCCCGGAAGCGGATCCTGGGTAGTGCCAGCCCTGAGGAAGAACAAGAGAAACCCATCCTAGACAG ACCGACCAGGATTTCCCAGCCTGAAGACACCAGACAGCCCAATAATGTGATCAGGCAGCCCCTGGGTCCTGATGGTTCACAAGGCTTCAAGCAGCGCAGATAA